In Chloroflexota bacterium, a single window of DNA contains:
- a CDS encoding DUF4268 domain-containing protein, with translation MDLELEGVEVPVGNFSLDILARDANSEAVVAIENQIANTDHTHLGQLLTYSAGKNASVVVWIATEFRDEHRAALDWLNEGTKDSLSFFGIEIDAVRIGNSLPAPLFRLAAAPNTWSKDVQESQAEVTPRQEKYIHFWRPLLEDLRQSHGWNIGTRNKGSSYNAGAGINSGAFGRTMRFTWEDEARVELVIKSPEKSWNKAAFDLLQESRGQIEESLGPVIWERLDDAKMSRVVVSRPGHIDASEDELSQIRTWMIDHLTRFRTAFGPFLEDVLERMQETGAQGES, from the coding sequence ATGGATCTGGAACTGGAGGGGGTCGAGGTCCCGGTTGGAAACTTCTCCCTCGACATACTTGCCAGAGATGCCAACAGTGAAGCCGTCGTGGCCATCGAAAACCAGATTGCAAACACGGACCATACGCATCTGGGCCAGTTGCTGACGTATTCAGCCGGCAAGAATGCCAGCGTCGTGGTGTGGATAGCTACCGAATTCCGAGACGAGCACAGGGCTGCACTGGATTGGCTCAACGAAGGAACCAAAGACTCGCTGAGCTTCTTCGGCATTGAGATTGATGCGGTGCGAATCGGCAATTCACTGCCTGCACCGCTGTTTCGATTGGCGGCAGCTCCCAACACATGGTCGAAGGACGTCCAGGAGAGTCAGGCCGAGGTGACCCCAAGGCAAGAGAAGTACATCCACTTCTGGCGCCCGCTGCTAGAAGACTTGCGACAGTCCCACGGATGGAATATTGGGACACGAAACAAGGGATCGTCCTACAACGCTGGCGCCGGCATAAACTCTGGCGCATTCGGCCGCACCATGCGGTTCACTTGGGAGGACGAAGCCAGAGTTGAACTGGTCATCAAGAGTCCAGAAAAGTCGTGGAACAAAGCTGCATTCGACTTGCTACAGGAATCAAGGGGCCAGATTGAGGAATCACTCGGGCCGGTGATTTGGGAGCGTCTGGATGACGCGAAGATGAGCAGAGTGGTGGTATCCCGACCTGGGCATATAGACGCTTCCGAGGACGAACTAAGCCAGATCAGGACTTGGATGATTGATCACCTCACTAGATTCCGTACCGCGTTCGGCCCATTCCTAGAGGATGTTCTGGAAAGAATGCAAGAAACTGGGGCGCAGGGCGAGAGCTAG
- a CDS encoding FAD-dependent oxidoreductase: protein MDSADVVVIGAGVSGLSSAYRLAKAGRDVVVVDKGIVGGEASGRNGGMISERVDEPELIPLAVEATKTWETLADELGYPTEFVQQGRLQVAVTEEEMGALHAERDNALRHGLHAEMVSPSEIRDMIPGITGRTLGGLFFAKGGHANTQLAVQAFAWAFQDLGGRLLQNTAVTGFKVVADRVTSVETTAGPIAADMVVAAAGPQTGLMAGLVGAHIPVAPARVEILATAPIEPLTSIALVGNGLYGHQAVRGNLIFGGGAHEWADVDLTTTPGKPNTPLIRNIARRLAELLPEVADVPVIRSWAGVVEQAPDYMPIIDILDSPSNYVVVTASAHGFGISPATGKVVGDLVLYGETNIDIGGLGLRRFANVNPNWRHQRGWIPAPIRS, encoded by the coding sequence ATGGACAGTGCGGACGTAGTCGTCATCGGGGCCGGCGTTTCGGGCCTCAGCTCGGCCTATCGCCTGGCCAAGGCGGGCCGGGACGTCGTCGTCGTCGACAAGGGGATCGTCGGGGGCGAGGCCTCCGGGCGAAACGGCGGGATGATCAGCGAGCGGGTCGACGAGCCGGAGCTGATTCCGCTGGCCGTGGAGGCCACCAAGACTTGGGAGACCCTGGCCGATGAGCTGGGCTATCCCACCGAATTCGTCCAGCAGGGCCGGCTCCAGGTCGCCGTGACGGAGGAGGAGATGGGCGCCCTGCACGCCGAACGTGACAACGCCCTGCGCCACGGCCTGCATGCGGAAATGGTGAGTCCCTCGGAGATTCGGGACATGATTCCCGGAATCACCGGGAGGACGCTCGGCGGGCTGTTCTTCGCCAAGGGCGGACACGCCAACACCCAGCTGGCGGTCCAGGCATTCGCCTGGGCGTTTCAAGACCTGGGCGGCCGGCTCCTGCAGAACACCGCCGTCACCGGTTTCAAGGTCGTTGCCGACAGGGTGACGTCGGTGGAGACGACCGCCGGCCCAATCGCCGCCGACATGGTCGTCGCCGCCGCCGGACCTCAGACCGGGCTGATGGCGGGGCTTGTCGGTGCTCACATCCCCGTGGCCCCGGCACGGGTGGAGATCCTGGCGACCGCCCCCATCGAGCCGCTCACCAGCATCGCCCTGGTGGGGAACGGGCTCTACGGACACCAGGCCGTGCGGGGAAACCTGATCTTTGGCGGCGGCGCCCACGAATGGGCCGACGTAGACCTCACCACCACGCCCGGCAAGCCCAACACGCCGCTCATCCGGAATATCGCCAGGCGGCTTGCGGAGCTGCTGCCGGAAGTGGCAGACGTGCCGGTGATTCGCAGCTGGGCCGGCGTGGTGGAACAGGCGCCGGACTACATGCCGATCATCGACATCCTGGACTCTCCCAGCAACTACGTCGTCGTTACTGCCTCGGCCCACGGCTTCGGCATCTCCCCAGCCACGGGCAAGGTCGTCGGCGACCTGGTCCTCTATGGCGAAACAAACATCGACATCGGCGGCCTAGGCCTGAGACGCTTCGCCAACGTCAATCCCAACTGGCGCCACCAGCGCGGCTGGATTCCGGCTCCCATCCGATCCTGA
- a CDS encoding FAD-dependent oxidoreductase, which translates to MESKPLVVVGAGVAGTSAAIGAARAGVRVTLVDENPIGASMMALDVPQFFGQRAMDPLPARDVLLERVAAANHALAEAKEAGVEVQLGTCAWGAFRNSATSRVLDGPQLGLADDERSWMVKFDRLIVAAGARDLAMSFPGSGMAGVMGAHGAHALMRRYRALASRRMVVLGSGDLGLNTARMAQDSGVEVAAVVDVCAAVRGDKALVSRLRDTGVELYSSHTVKEAVGTAGDIESVVLVEIDDDCQPVSGTEKVISADTVCLAIGLVPNVELLGLLGCDLAFASERGGWAPAHDNRMQTSVESVFVAGDVAGFHDGMVPDAEIARNQGRLAGLAAAESLGAIDEDEALALRQDLQPVALDATPADAHAGWQRWHRSLVKAGGLDVFACQCEEVTRAEIIGLQPPRFLGRGSEQASRRSLRSQARANPVNADQVKRLTRAGMGHCQGRLCREQVSLLLAEESGADIADIPVMSYRPPVRPLPLRVMWPHDEPEQVRREWPKWFSPTSRVLG; encoded by the coding sequence GTGGAATCGAAACCGCTGGTGGTCGTCGGGGCGGGGGTGGCGGGCACTTCCGCCGCCATCGGGGCGGCCCGAGCCGGCGTGCGAGTCACGCTCGTCGACGAGAACCCCATTGGCGCTTCCATGATGGCGCTGGACGTCCCCCAGTTCTTCGGCCAACGGGCCATGGACCCGCTCCCCGCCAGGGACGTGCTGCTGGAGCGAGTGGCCGCGGCCAACCATGCGCTGGCGGAAGCCAAGGAAGCCGGCGTCGAGGTTCAGTTGGGGACCTGCGCCTGGGGCGCCTTTCGCAATTCCGCAACCAGCCGGGTGCTCGACGGCCCCCAGCTCGGGTTGGCCGACGACGAGCGATCGTGGATGGTCAAGTTCGACCGGCTCATCGTGGCCGCCGGCGCCCGGGACCTGGCGATGTCCTTTCCCGGGTCGGGAATGGCGGGCGTCATGGGCGCCCACGGCGCCCACGCCCTGATGCGTCGCTACCGGGCGTTGGCCTCGCGGCGGATGGTGGTCCTGGGATCCGGCGACCTGGGCCTCAACACCGCCCGGATGGCGCAAGACTCGGGTGTCGAGGTAGCCGCCGTCGTGGACGTCTGTGCGGCTGTGCGCGGCGACAAGGCCCTCGTGTCGCGATTGCGGGACACGGGCGTGGAGCTCTACTCGTCCCACACCGTCAAGGAAGCCGTCGGCACGGCCGGTGACATCGAGTCCGTCGTGCTGGTCGAGATCGACGACGATTGCCAGCCTGTTTCCGGCACTGAGAAGGTCATTTCCGCCGACACCGTCTGCCTCGCCATCGGCCTGGTTCCCAACGTGGAGCTTCTCGGTCTCCTGGGGTGCGACCTCGCCTTCGCGTCCGAGCGCGGCGGGTGGGCGCCGGCCCACGACAACCGGATGCAGACGAGCGTCGAGTCCGTGTTCGTCGCGGGGGATGTCGCCGGCTTCCACGACGGCATGGTCCCGGACGCCGAGATCGCACGAAACCAAGGCCGCCTGGCCGGACTCGCCGCCGCCGAGTCGCTCGGCGCCATCGACGAGGACGAAGCGCTCGCCCTGAGACAAGACCTTCAGCCGGTTGCGCTCGACGCCACGCCCGCCGACGCGCACGCCGGTTGGCAGCGATGGCATCGATCGCTCGTCAAGGCCGGTGGGCTAGATGTCTTTGCGTGCCAATGCGAGGAGGTCACGCGGGCCGAGATCATCGGCTTGCAGCCGCCGCGCTTTCTGGGGCGGGGCTCGGAGCAGGCGAGCCGTCGCAGCCTGCGGAGCCAGGCGCGGGCAAACCCGGTCAATGCCGACCAGGTCAAGCGCCTGACACGGGCCGGCATGGGCCACTGCCAGGGCCGGCTGTGCCGTGAGCAGGTGTCGCTGCTGCTGGCCGAGGAGTCCGGCGCCGACATCGCGGACATACCGGTCATGTCCTACCGGCCGCCGGTGCGGCCGCTCCCGCTGCGTGTCATGTGGCCCCACGACGAGCCGGAGCAGGTGCGCCGCGAGTGGCCCAAGTGGTTCAGCCCGACGAGTCGGGTGCTGGGATAG
- a CDS encoding homocysteine S-methyltransferase family protein has product MADYQNLKSRIDQGEVILLDGAIGTELQAMGVPMDPAAWCGPGNYTHAATVRQMHERYIRAGADIITTNTFNTLRPALEASGYSELVREVNVRAVDAALEAIDRAAGDRDVYIAGSISCRIPIRDRRTGTLLGGTGYGYGASLSAEELSAHAKEQANILAESGVDFFLIENLWADNESRAIAAEAAKATGLPVWVAFTASVSSDDHAVRMSFGEDRAYSTGLGMPMWTSSWRTVDDNMSLAEGIDEIAALGPDVLGIFHSRIDETAAALQVMLDHWSGPVVVYPDAGREDYLETWQDSSVANEQTVAELTREAATWVEMGAQIIGTCCGFGADYTKALRGALPDRIASPRNGA; this is encoded by the coding sequence ATGGCTGACTACCAGAACCTGAAGAGCCGTATCGACCAGGGTGAGGTGATCCTCCTGGACGGGGCCATCGGAACCGAATTGCAGGCCATGGGCGTGCCCATGGACCCCGCCGCTTGGTGCGGCCCCGGCAACTACACGCACGCGGCGACCGTGCGACAGATGCACGAGCGCTACATCCGGGCGGGGGCCGACATCATCACCACCAATACCTTCAACACCCTGCGCCCGGCGCTGGAGGCTTCCGGCTACAGCGAGCTGGTCAGGGAAGTCAATGTGCGCGCCGTGGACGCGGCTCTCGAAGCCATCGATCGGGCCGCCGGCGACAGGGACGTGTACATCGCCGGTTCCATTTCGTGCCGAATCCCCATCCGCGACCGGAGGACCGGGACGCTGTTGGGCGGCACGGGCTACGGCTATGGCGCCAGCCTTTCGGCGGAGGAATTGAGCGCTCACGCCAAAGAGCAGGCGAACATCCTGGCGGAGTCCGGCGTGGACTTCTTTCTGATCGAGAATCTGTGGGCCGACAACGAGTCCAGGGCGATAGCCGCGGAAGCGGCGAAGGCCACGGGCCTGCCCGTGTGGGTGGCCTTCACGGCCTCCGTGTCATCTGACGATCATGCGGTCCGGATGAGTTTCGGCGAGGACCGTGCCTACAGCACCGGCCTAGGAATGCCCATGTGGACGTCGAGTTGGCGGACGGTCGACGACAACATGAGCCTGGCCGAGGGCATCGACGAGATCGCGGCGCTGGGTCCCGACGTCCTTGGAATCTTTCACAGCCGGATTGATGAAACCGCGGCGGCCCTTCAGGTCATGCTCGATCATTGGTCTGGGCCCGTCGTCGTCTATCCCGACGCCGGCCGGGAAGACTATCTCGAGACCTGGCAGGACAGCAGCGTTGCCAACGAACAGACAGTCGCGGAGTTGACGCGAGAAGCGGCCACCTGGGTCGAAATGGGCGCCCAGATCATTGGCACCTGCTGCGGATTCGGCGCCGACTACACCAAGGCTCTGCGGGGCGCCCTGCCGGACCGGATCGCATCGCCGCGAAACGGCGCGTAA
- a CDS encoding helix-turn-helix transcriptional regulator: MIKNEQQYRITKNQAERFSQTLASLRQRSGETDGAHPLIAKAREDAVRSQLADLEEQLREYESLKAGNFEIEDLNVVAELPATLIKARISQGLSQRDLAERLSLKEQQIQRYEATDYASASLTRIKQVVSALGVEANTSAPTMGPR; the protein is encoded by the coding sequence ATGATCAAGAACGAACAGCAGTACCGGATCACCAAGAATCAGGCGGAGCGGTTCTCGCAGACCCTCGCCAGCTTGAGGCAGCGCTCCGGGGAAACCGACGGGGCGCATCCCCTTATCGCCAAAGCGCGGGAGGACGCCGTGAGAAGCCAGCTGGCAGACCTTGAGGAGCAATTGCGCGAGTATGAATCCCTCAAGGCTGGCAACTTCGAGATCGAGGACCTGAACGTGGTCGCCGAATTGCCGGCCACTCTGATTAAGGCTCGCATCTCGCAAGGCTTGAGCCAGAGAGACTTGGCGGAGCGGCTCAGCCTGAAGGAGCAGCAGATACAGCGGTACGAGGCGACCGACTACGCGTCCGCAAGCCTGACGCGGATCAAACAGGTCGTGAGCGCCTTGGGTGTGGAGGCGAACACTTCGGCTCCAACCATGGGACCCCGCTGA
- the cas3 gene encoding CRISPR-associated helicase Cas3': MPEFGELFDIPGSPGPNAIQETAQRMPTDQRLVIIESETGSGKTEAALWRFAHLYEQRLVDGLYFALPTRTAAVQIHRRVKRFIGKLLSHYRPSVVLAVPGYEAAPDENGVRLPDYDFSAAGERDDDRPWAAEHPKRFLAAQVAVGTVDQAMLSVLPVKNAHMRAACLARNLLVIDEVHASDTYMSAILRALLDAHVGAGGYALLMSATLGSAARLRWLFRRCRDSELPRLSLHDAIETDYPAVTTTGNSKEEVVVRAGENNQEKRVRVAAMPRMHDFDGTAHHALTAARAGAKVLVVRNTVDYAIKTQQAIEQLAGPDDAKLLFAVRDVPTLHHGRFAPGDRALLDERVDDLLGKGRQPGGQVVIGTQTLEQSLDIDADLLVTDLCPVDVLLQRIGRLHRHRRNDTHRPNGYGTPACRVLTPPDNDLSSLLENTPTANGLGTHGRVYEDLRILEATRRLIDEYPQWRIPEMNRRLVERATHRQALDQITQEMGDDWMAHANEVDGAQLADRATGRGAVVSRDLTFLDNIAFPGNEERMRTRLGDDRIEVALDPPQTSSFDGSRMIATLALPLRWLPSKGVPEQSAPTPSADGFEFAIGERRFRYDRWGLRRL, encoded by the coding sequence ATGCCCGAATTCGGGGAGCTGTTTGACATACCCGGATCGCCTGGGCCTAACGCAATCCAAGAGACCGCGCAGCGCATGCCGACGGATCAGCGACTGGTCATCATCGAGTCCGAGACCGGCTCCGGCAAGACGGAGGCCGCGCTGTGGCGTTTCGCACACCTGTACGAACAACGTCTGGTGGACGGCCTCTACTTCGCCCTGCCCACGCGCACGGCCGCGGTGCAGATCCACCGGCGTGTCAAGCGCTTCATCGGCAAACTACTGTCGCATTACCGACCGTCCGTGGTACTCGCCGTGCCAGGGTACGAAGCCGCCCCGGATGAGAATGGCGTGCGCCTGCCGGACTACGACTTCTCGGCGGCCGGCGAGCGCGATGACGACAGACCGTGGGCCGCCGAGCACCCCAAGCGGTTCCTCGCCGCCCAAGTCGCCGTTGGCACGGTGGACCAGGCGATGCTGAGTGTGCTTCCGGTCAAGAACGCCCATATGCGAGCCGCGTGCCTGGCGCGCAATCTCTTGGTCATAGACGAGGTCCACGCCTCCGACACCTACATGAGCGCCATACTCCGAGCGCTGCTCGACGCCCATGTTGGTGCCGGCGGCTACGCACTGCTGATGTCCGCTACGCTCGGCTCCGCAGCCCGCTTGCGCTGGCTCTTCCGGCGGTGCCGCGACAGCGAACTCCCACGCCTCTCGCTGCATGACGCGATTGAGACCGACTACCCGGCCGTCACCACCACGGGAAACTCCAAAGAAGAAGTGGTCGTCCGAGCCGGCGAGAACAACCAAGAGAAGCGCGTCCGTGTCGCGGCCATGCCGCGAATGCATGACTTCGACGGCACCGCCCACCACGCGTTGACGGCCGCCCGCGCTGGCGCCAAGGTGCTGGTGGTTCGCAACACCGTTGACTACGCCATCAAGACGCAGCAGGCGATTGAGCAGTTGGCTGGCCCCGATGACGCCAAGCTACTTTTCGCCGTCCGCGACGTGCCAACGCTGCATCATGGTCGCTTCGCCCCCGGCGACCGGGCATTGCTCGATGAGCGGGTCGATGATCTGCTTGGCAAAGGCCGACAGCCTGGAGGGCAAGTCGTCATCGGCACGCAAACGCTGGAGCAGTCGCTGGACATCGACGCGGACCTGCTCGTGACCGACCTGTGCCCGGTCGACGTGCTGCTCCAGCGCATCGGTCGGCTGCACCGCCACCGGCGCAATGACACGCACCGGCCCAACGGCTACGGTACGCCGGCCTGCCGCGTCCTGACGCCGCCGGATAACGATCTATCCTCCTTGCTGGAGAACACGCCAACCGCGAACGGCTTGGGAACGCATGGCCGTGTATACGAGGACTTGAGGATCTTGGAGGCTACGCGGCGGCTGATTGACGAATACCCGCAGTGGCGCATTCCCGAGATGAACCGGCGGCTGGTGGAGCGGGCAACGCATCGGCAAGCCTTGGACCAAATCACGCAGGAAATGGGTGACGATTGGATGGCGCACGCGAATGAGGTCGACGGCGCGCAACTCGCGGACAGGGCCACTGGCCGCGGCGCCGTCGTCAGCCGGGACCTGACCTTCCTCGATAACATCGCTTTCCCAGGCAATGAGGAGCGGATGCGCACGCGCCTCGGCGATGATCGGATAGAGGTAGCCCTTGATCCACCACAGACCAGTTCGTTCGACGGGTCGCGCATGATCGCCACGCTGGCGTTGCCGCTACGCTGGCTGCCGTCTAAGGGAGTTCCTGAGCAGTCAGCGCCAACGCCCTCCGCTGACGGATTCGAGTTCGCCATCGGCGAGCGACGCTTCCGATACGATCGCTGGGGCCTGCGTCGCCTCTAG
- a CDS encoding type I-E CRISPR-associated protein Cse1/CasA codes for MFNLLDDRLITIAIDSQTETATLPEVYAALIADKVVAFPALRPHQRHAWHAFLVQLGAMALLRAGRIAPPDAADEWRDLIRRLTPECPHAEPWQLVIEDITVSAFLQPPASAAGKIADYKNVVETPDGLDMLVTSKNHDLKSAVASAAEVSHWIFALITLQTMEGFSGAGNYGISRMNGGLGCRPAFTLTPSERPGTHVRRDIGALLEKREGTLDLSLTRDGGVQLLWTKPWDGTRAEALLLSDLDPFYIEICRRVRLRADSDGKLSAVRATSKAARIEAKALKGVTGDPWTPVSKTDSKCLTLAAGGFTYKRTADYLLEADWEAPPLLKPTRAEEQSSEGMRLVARAMVRGQGKTEGYYERIVPLKPKTVRAIGQARDHGDLGDIANGRIDDVRRVQRILRHGVWTFAAGGKTERVGDETRALANPWANRLDHHVDVTFFDDLQEEFEADSNDARDQIRRNWQRRVISDARNLLRQAQDTLPCPAIHRYRARVRSDRVFEGRIRGNTGFPDLFDLREAEQE; via the coding sequence ATGTTCAACCTGCTCGATGATCGGCTCATCACGATCGCCATTGACAGCCAGACGGAAACAGCCACCCTGCCGGAGGTCTACGCCGCACTGATAGCGGACAAAGTCGTCGCGTTCCCGGCCCTCCGGCCGCACCAGCGCCACGCCTGGCACGCCTTCCTGGTCCAGCTTGGCGCCATGGCGCTGCTCCGTGCCGGCCGCATCGCACCACCTGACGCCGCCGATGAGTGGCGGGACCTCATTCGCCGCCTCACGCCTGAGTGTCCCCACGCCGAACCGTGGCAGCTAGTCATCGAGGACATTACCGTGTCGGCCTTTTTGCAGCCGCCCGCCTCCGCCGCCGGCAAAATCGCCGACTACAAGAACGTGGTTGAAACGCCCGACGGATTGGACATGCTGGTCACGTCGAAAAACCACGACCTCAAGTCGGCAGTCGCGTCGGCGGCCGAAGTCAGCCACTGGATCTTTGCGCTAATCACGCTGCAAACCATGGAGGGCTTCTCAGGGGCCGGTAACTACGGGATTTCCCGGATGAACGGTGGGCTGGGATGCCGACCTGCGTTCACGCTCACGCCATCCGAGCGACCGGGCACCCATGTCCGTCGAGACATCGGGGCGCTGCTGGAAAAACGCGAAGGAACTCTCGATCTCAGTCTGACACGCGACGGGGGCGTCCAACTATTGTGGACAAAGCCCTGGGACGGGACAAGGGCCGAGGCCTTGCTCCTCAGCGACCTCGATCCCTTCTATATCGAAATCTGCCGCCGTGTCCGGCTACGAGCCGATTCGGATGGAAAATTGAGCGCCGTCCGCGCTACATCGAAGGCGGCCCGCATCGAGGCAAAAGCACTGAAGGGGGTCACCGGCGATCCGTGGACACCGGTCAGCAAGACGGACAGCAAATGCCTAACCCTGGCAGCCGGTGGATTCACCTACAAGCGCACCGCCGACTACTTGCTGGAGGCAGACTGGGAAGCGCCGCCCTTACTCAAGCCCACGCGAGCCGAGGAGCAATCCTCGGAGGGGATGCGGCTCGTCGCCCGCGCCATGGTCCGCGGCCAAGGCAAGACCGAAGGCTACTACGAGCGGATCGTCCCACTGAAGCCCAAGACGGTGCGCGCCATTGGGCAAGCTCGCGACCACGGTGATCTCGGCGATATCGCCAATGGGCGAATCGATGACGTTCGTCGAGTCCAGCGCATCCTGCGACATGGCGTCTGGACTTTCGCCGCCGGGGGCAAGACGGAGCGCGTAGGCGACGAGACGCGCGCCTTGGCCAATCCTTGGGCCAATAGGCTTGACCATCATGTGGACGTCACATTCTTCGACGACCTCCAGGAGGAGTTTGAGGCGGACAGTAACGACGCTCGTGACCAGATTCGTCGGAATTGGCAGCGCCGCGTCATCAGCGATGCCCGCAATCTCCTTCGCCAAGCTCAAGATACGCTCCCATGTCCGGCCATCCATCGCTACCGGGCGCGCGTGCGTTCGGATCGCGTATTTGAAGGACGTATTCGAGGAAACACCGGGTTTCCAGACCTGTTCGACCTCAGGGAGGCGGAGCAAGAATGA
- the cas7e gene encoding type I-E CRISPR-associated protein Cas7/Cse4/CasC, with product MPLHRFLQIHTLHSYPAALLNRDDSGLAKRLTYGGTVRTRISSQCLKRHWRMADDIYSLRRIDATRHALRSREIVTSRVIQPLRETGRVSDAVLTAVEEEFQKGVYGESGTSRSGRQPLLLGLPEVEFLRDRAAAICTGYPHDPETAREAAANVFSNKRTNDQRENFRAFRETTSLPGGIVGALFGRMVTSDPAANIDAAVHVAHAFTVHPEESESDYFSVVDDLQPSDDEPGAAHIGDMELTAGLFYGYVVVDVPGLVSNLTGCKSEEWQHSDRTLACTIVEHLIHLIATVSPGAKLGSTAPYAYADLMLVEAGSRQPRSLAGAFRSAVSARADAAATVAAHLTKLDAAYGSHESRRVMCLDPFEFPDAERLALDDLGRWAAQVIRDGTAH from the coding sequence ATGCCCCTCCACCGTTTCCTGCAGATTCACACCCTGCACTCCTACCCAGCCGCGCTGCTCAACCGCGACGACAGCGGCCTCGCCAAGCGCCTGACCTACGGCGGCACGGTGCGCACGCGGATCTCGTCACAGTGCCTAAAGCGTCACTGGCGGATGGCGGACGACATCTATTCACTGCGCCGCATCGATGCCACACGGCACGCCCTCCGCTCACGGGAAATCGTCACGAGCCGCGTAATTCAGCCGCTACGCGAGACTGGCAGGGTTTCCGATGCCGTCCTCACCGCCGTCGAAGAGGAGTTTCAGAAGGGCGTGTACGGCGAGAGCGGCACCTCACGGTCCGGTCGGCAGCCGCTGTTGCTCGGCCTGCCCGAGGTCGAGTTTCTTCGCGACCGGGCCGCCGCCATTTGTACAGGGTACCCGCATGATCCCGAGACCGCCAGAGAAGCGGCGGCGAACGTCTTCAGCAACAAGCGAACCAACGATCAGCGTGAGAACTTCCGCGCCTTTCGCGAGACGACCAGTCTGCCGGGCGGAATCGTTGGGGCATTGTTCGGTCGCATGGTCACGTCTGACCCCGCCGCCAATATTGACGCCGCGGTTCATGTCGCCCACGCCTTCACGGTCCACCCCGAAGAGAGCGAAAGCGACTACTTCTCGGTCGTGGACGATCTCCAGCCCTCCGATGACGAGCCGGGGGCTGCGCATATCGGCGACATGGAGCTCACGGCCGGCCTGTTCTACGGCTATGTCGTTGTCGATGTGCCCGGCCTCGTTTCTAACCTAACCGGCTGCAAATCCGAGGAATGGCAGCACTCCGACCGGACGCTCGCCTGCACCATCGTCGAGCACCTCATCCACTTGATTGCCACGGTTTCACCTGGTGCCAAGCTTGGATCCACCGCGCCATACGCCTACGCCGACTTGATGCTTGTCGAGGCCGGATCGCGCCAGCCGCGCAGCCTCGCCGGCGCCTTCCGAAGCGCGGTCTCGGCGCGGGCGGACGCGGCTGCAACAGTGGCCGCCCATCTCACCAAGCTGGATGCAGCGTACGGTAGCCACGAATCCCGTCGCGTGATGTGCCTAGACCCTTTCGAATTCCCCGACGCTGAGCGCCTCGCGCTTGACGATCTCGGCAGGTGGGCCGCGCAAGTCATCCGCGATGGCACGGCTCACTGA
- the cas5e gene encoding type I-E CRISPR-associated protein Cas5/CasD → MRHLILTLEAPLMAFGGETVDNYGVTRWFPAASMLAGLLANALGWRRIEHERHQALQDRLIFAARIDRGLAEGGILRDFQTAQLGAKDRAWTSHGRPEGRAGGARTYDAPHLRYRDYLADMRVTVALRFEPEAESPALDNVAHALQRPARPLFIGRKPCLPSTQLFTGFCDADSALAALRAIPVNPDPDQPTVRVLWPDGDGSAGVSASRRHFLTDQRNWASGLHGGGRVVCESELPCNWFGPSTGTPDA, encoded by the coding sequence ATGCGTCACCTCATCCTCACCCTTGAGGCTCCCTTGATGGCCTTTGGCGGGGAGACCGTGGACAACTACGGCGTCACGCGTTGGTTCCCCGCCGCCTCCATGCTCGCGGGCCTGCTCGCCAACGCCTTGGGCTGGCGCCGTATCGAGCACGAACGACATCAAGCCCTGCAGGACCGCTTGATCTTCGCCGCCCGCATTGACCGCGGGCTGGCAGAGGGCGGAATCCTGCGCGACTTTCAGACCGCTCAGTTAGGCGCGAAGGACCGCGCATGGACGAGCCACGGCCGGCCGGAGGGACGAGCTGGCGGCGCGCGCACCTACGACGCGCCTCACCTGCGTTACCGCGACTACCTTGCGGACATGCGCGTAACGGTTGCCTTGCGTTTTGAACCCGAGGCCGAGTCGCCCGCTCTTGACAACGTGGCCCATGCCCTACAACGCCCGGCGCGCCCGTTGTTTATTGGGCGGAAACCGTGCCTGCCCTCCACTCAACTCTTCACTGGATTCTGTGATGCCGACTCCGCGTTGGCCGCGCTGCGTGCTATCCCCGTCAATCCTGATCCTGACCAACCAACGGTTCGAGTTCTTTGGCCCGACGGCGACGGGTCCGCAGGCGTTTCCGCAAGCCGAAGGCACTTCCTCACGGATCAGCGCAATTGGGCTTCCGGCCTGCACGGCGGCGGCCGCGTTGTGTGCGAGAGTGAGCTTCCCTGCAATTGGTTTGGCCCTAGCACCGGCACACCTGACGCCTAG